Proteins co-encoded in one Halorussus salinus genomic window:
- a CDS encoding GNAT family N-acetyltransferase, giving the protein MNESDLLPETIETDRLQLERLCHENVETLALYDCFAAGVAAEEVFEYVPEDPCQTPKGAHDRIEEAEERWDEGEAAEYVVRPKAGEPRAGEIAGTANLICEWDRRTAILGLVLRKSFWGRGYSGERAAALMELAFDRLDLELATAGYNEGNEKSRRAIEKYVERFGGQYDGVLRNWVPMGDEIADLHRYTVTREQWVEATKRD; this is encoded by the coding sequence ATGAACGAGAGCGACCTCCTCCCCGAAACTATCGAGACTGACCGCCTCCAACTGGAACGACTCTGCCACGAGAACGTCGAGACCCTCGCGCTCTACGACTGCTTCGCCGCGGGCGTCGCCGCCGAGGAGGTCTTCGAGTACGTCCCCGAGGACCCGTGCCAGACGCCGAAGGGGGCCCACGACCGAATCGAGGAGGCCGAAGAACGCTGGGACGAGGGCGAGGCCGCCGAGTACGTCGTCCGTCCGAAGGCGGGCGAACCTCGCGCCGGGGAGATTGCGGGGACGGCCAATCTCATCTGCGAGTGGGACAGGCGCACCGCCATCCTCGGACTGGTTCTACGAAAGTCGTTCTGGGGACGAGGCTACTCGGGCGAGCGCGCCGCCGCCCTGATGGAACTGGCGTTCGACCGACTCGACTTGGAACTCGCCACGGCGGGCTACAACGAGGGCAACGAGAAGTCCCGGCGGGCCATCGAGAAGTACGTCGAGCGATTCGGCGGGCAGTACGACGGGGTGCTTCGCAACTGGGTGCCGATGGGCGACGAGATAGCCGACCTGCACCGCTACACCGTCACGCGCGAGCAGTGGGTCGAAGCGACGAAGAGGGACTGA
- a CDS encoding DUF7385 family protein: MPERFDVHDHRHALKLHKDTGQTQLWENKKGLDCPACDESFADLLISEKRHNSFSQPDGRFCVVREEGRLLVFTH, encoded by the coding sequence ATGCCCGAGCGTTTCGACGTTCACGACCACCGTCACGCCCTGAAGTTGCACAAGGACACCGGCCAGACTCAGCTGTGGGAGAACAAGAAGGGACTCGACTGCCCGGCCTGCGACGAGTCGTTCGCGGACCTCCTGATTTCCGAGAAGCGCCACAACAGCTTCAGCCAGCCCGACGGCCGGTTCTGCGTCGTCCGCGAGGAGGGCCGACTCTTGGTCTTCACCCACTGA
- a CDS encoding carboxylate--amine ligase: MGDPHPATESTVVVPAIDTASSTAAIRSLGRHGIRTIAVSERETPPARSSKYCDEFVTVPDPTRDLQAYEEALFELARRERVDTILPFREPDVYLLARNREAFADHVGTPWPTLDRLRGAQDRVELFDAAAAAGVSAPETALLDEWNEWDRDVIVKPRYTVHAAEYSDRFARSHTQWSSTRYVAPDETPDRDALVAEMGHVPLVQEYVPDSDEYGFFALYDEGEPLATFQHRQRRGWEYSGGPSAYRESVDIPELETAGRRLLDELDWHGVAMVEFLRDPETGEFELMEVNPRFWSSLPFTVQAGVDFPTLYWRRATGRPVARPPDYDAGVAGHLLRGELLHLASILTDDFPLVSRPSFAETALAVAGSVVRDRRFDYLSADDFGPFARDVRNTAGLLVPGAGDAADSPDLPEGATRPPELVEVPSEAVAPAADRPDAAGERSGVATAERSRSARDKHLQSVEKSAPMSEQAKSSSD, from the coding sequence ATGGGAGACCCCCATCCCGCCACCGAGTCCACGGTGGTCGTGCCCGCCATCGACACGGCGAGTAGCACGGCCGCCATCCGGTCGCTCGGTCGGCACGGTATCCGGACTATCGCAGTTTCCGAGCGCGAGACTCCACCGGCGAGGAGTTCGAAGTATTGCGACGAGTTCGTCACAGTTCCCGACCCGACGCGCGACTTACAGGCGTACGAGGAGGCCCTCTTCGAACTCGCGCGCCGCGAACGCGTCGACACTATCCTCCCCTTCCGCGAACCGGACGTGTACCTCCTCGCGCGCAACCGCGAGGCGTTCGCCGACCACGTGGGCACGCCGTGGCCCACGCTCGACCGCCTCCGCGGCGCTCAAGACCGCGTGGAACTGTTCGACGCCGCGGCCGCGGCTGGCGTCTCGGCACCGGAAACCGCGCTACTGGACGAGTGGAACGAGTGGGACCGCGACGTTATCGTCAAACCCCGCTACACGGTCCACGCCGCCGAGTACTCCGACCGGTTCGCCCGGAGTCACACCCAGTGGAGTTCGACCCGCTACGTCGCGCCCGACGAGACGCCCGACCGGGACGCGCTGGTCGCGGAGATGGGTCACGTCCCGCTCGTCCAAGAGTACGTCCCCGACTCCGACGAGTACGGCTTCTTCGCGCTCTACGACGAGGGCGAACCGCTGGCCACCTTCCAGCATCGCCAGCGCCGCGGGTGGGAGTACTCCGGCGGGCCGAGCGCCTACCGCGAGTCGGTCGATATCCCCGAACTGGAGACCGCTGGCCGCCGACTGCTGGACGAACTCGACTGGCACGGCGTCGCGATGGTCGAGTTCCTCCGAGACCCCGAGACCGGCGAGTTCGAACTCATGGAGGTCAACCCGCGGTTCTGGTCGTCGCTTCCGTTCACCGTGCAGGCGGGCGTCGATTTCCCCACGCTCTACTGGCGGCGCGCGACCGGCAGACCCGTCGCGCGCCCGCCCGACTACGACGCGGGCGTCGCTGGCCACCTGCTCCGCGGAGAACTCCTCCATCTGGCGAGCATCCTCACCGACGACTTCCCGCTGGTCTCCCGGCCCTCGTTCGCCGAGACGGCGCTCGCCGTCGCCGGGTCGGTCGTCCGCGACCGCCGGTTCGACTACCTCAGCGCCGACGACTTCGGGCCGTTCGCCCGCGACGTTCGGAACACGGCGGGTCTCCTCGTGCCGGGCGCGGGCGACGCCGCGGACTCACCGGACCTGCCCGAGGGCGCGACTCGCCCGCCGGAACTGGTCGAGGTCCCGTCCGAGGCCGTCGCTCCGGCCGCCGACCGACCCGACGCCGCGGGCGAACGGTCCGGCGTCGCGACGGCCGAGCGTTCCCGGTCCGCGCGAGACAAACATCTACAATCAGTAGAGAAATCTGCACCGATGTCAGAGCAAGCGAAATCGTCGTCGGACTGA
- a CDS encoding GNAT family N-acetyltransferase, translating to MTETVELRPYDPDRDPRDLWDLKRAFELGLGSGTGGDDKRAVYEEKLTDDYGERYLDWVLWCTKHDPQCVTVAEVVGDDEADTARSESDEEAPEETEAADDPALAGYVFVLPQQLAMIWDAAVLNELYVRPEYRGTGVADDLMDAAVELADEQDLPLDRLVLDVDRENDRAQAFYDRHGFEHWGEMVAKKLA from the coding sequence ATGACCGAGACCGTCGAACTCCGACCGTACGACCCCGACCGCGACCCCCGCGACCTCTGGGACCTCAAGCGCGCCTTCGAGTTGGGACTCGGGTCCGGCACCGGCGGCGACGACAAGCGGGCCGTCTACGAGGAGAAACTGACCGACGACTACGGCGAGCGGTACCTCGACTGGGTGTTATGGTGTACGAAACACGACCCGCAGTGCGTCACCGTCGCGGAGGTCGTCGGGGACGACGAAGCAGATACAGCACGGTCCGAGAGCGACGAGGAGGCCCCGGAGGAAACGGAAGCGGCCGACGACCCCGCGCTGGCGGGTTACGTCTTCGTCCTGCCACAGCAGTTGGCGATGATCTGGGACGCCGCGGTCCTGAACGAACTCTACGTCCGGCCGGAGTACCGCGGCACCGGTGTCGCCGACGACCTGATGGACGCCGCGGTCGAACTGGCCGACGAGCAGGACCTCCCGCTCGACAGACTCGTGTTGGACGTGGACCGCGAGAACGACCGCGCGCAGGCGTTCTACGACCGCCACGGCTTCGAACATTGGGGCGAGATGGTCGCCAAGAAATTAGCGTAG
- a CDS encoding DUF7343 domain-containing protein translates to MGARQSVALLAAALCLVAAVGTVVGGASAIGDAGTATGESEVALADASAQSRIDANAQSRADANAQSQSQRVTPDTVVLDVSVYGNGTARWEVVYRTRLDDAQTTAAFRSYKNDVEANATKYSQQFVGRMNSTIRSAERTTDREMSGTNYTVSAEIREFPQRYGLVVYSFEWHGFATVADGEVRVGDSLSGLILNEKTRLLVKWPEEYDATTVEPRPDSGYEKRENAVIWNGPLEFAGNEPRIVLTAPGAVGPNVPWTLVATGVGGLALAAALAAGGWWLYRSRDRDDRDPEPDGDAPPEDLLSNEERVLRLLERRGGRVKQRAVVDELGWTEAKTSQVVGSLREQGKIESFRLGRENVLALPTERQES, encoded by the coding sequence ATGGGGGCGCGACAGTCCGTAGCGTTGCTCGCCGCGGCCCTCTGTCTGGTGGCCGCGGTCGGCACAGTCGTCGGTGGGGCGTCGGCTATCGGCGACGCCGGGACGGCGACCGGCGAGTCCGAGGTAGCACTCGCCGACGCGAGCGCGCAGTCTCGCATCGACGCGAACGCGCAGTCCCGCGCCGACGCGAACGCACAGTCCCAAAGCCAGCGCGTCACGCCCGACACGGTGGTCCTCGACGTGTCGGTGTACGGCAACGGCACCGCCCGGTGGGAGGTCGTCTACCGCACGCGACTCGACGACGCCCAGACGACCGCGGCGTTCCGGAGCTACAAGAACGACGTGGAGGCCAACGCCACGAAGTACAGCCAGCAGTTCGTCGGCCGGATGAACAGCACCATCCGGAGCGCCGAGCGAACCACCGACCGGGAGATGTCGGGGACGAACTACACGGTCAGCGCCGAGATTCGGGAGTTCCCGCAACGGTACGGACTCGTCGTCTACTCCTTCGAGTGGCACGGGTTCGCCACGGTCGCCGACGGCGAGGTCCGCGTCGGCGACTCGCTGTCCGGACTCATCCTCAACGAGAAGACCCGGCTACTCGTCAAGTGGCCCGAGGAGTACGACGCGACGACGGTCGAGCCGCGCCCCGACTCGGGCTACGAGAAGCGCGAGAACGCGGTCATCTGGAACGGCCCGCTGGAGTTCGCGGGCAACGAGCCCCGAATCGTGCTGACCGCGCCCGGCGCGGTCGGGCCGAACGTGCCGTGGACGCTGGTCGCGACCGGCGTCGGCGGTCTCGCGCTCGCCGCGGCGCTCGCGGCTGGCGGGTGGTGGCTCTACCGGAGCCGCGACCGCGACGACCGCGACCCGGAACCGGATGGCGACGCTCCGCCCGAGGACCTGCTGAGCAACGAGGAGCGCGTCCTTCGACTCCTCGAACGCCGCGGCGGGCGCGTCAAACAGCGCGCGGTCGTGGACGAACTCGGCTGGACCGAGGCCAAGACCAGTCAGGTCGTCGGGAGCCTCCGCGAACAGGGGAAAATAGAGAGCTTCCGGCTCGGTAGGGAGAACGTACTCGCGCTGCCGACCGAACGACAGGAGTCCTGA
- a CDS encoding metal-dependent hydrolase family protein codes for MILRDARVVDGTGDLRDDAALQFDPESGRIEAVGDADPRENEPTYDLGGKTVVPGIVDAHVHFSLSGEASVADVVGMSEAELMLTEAVNARKTLESGVTGVRAMGARDLDVLLAERIDRGDVPGPRMVANCRSITITGGHGHHLGREVDGPTECRKAVREQVKQGAQFIKFMATGGVTTPGTDPNAPAFTQDEMDALVDEAHRRGVHVAAHAHGAEGARAAIRAGVDTIEHGTFLDEATIDLLVAEDVVLVPTLSAPYRIVRNADHATDEALQKTNDVYERHIESFSAAVEAGVDIAGGTDAGTPFNYHGANATEISFMAEYGMDPHDALVAMTGRAAEVIGLDGAGTLEPDSYADLLVLDEDPLDDLGALRDPETVVKGGEVVAGTAFDRLAE; via the coding sequence ATGATTCTGCGTGACGCCCGAGTCGTGGACGGCACCGGCGACCTGCGAGACGACGCCGCGCTCCAGTTCGACCCCGAGTCGGGACGCATCGAGGCGGTCGGCGACGCCGACCCGCGGGAGAACGAACCGACCTACGACCTCGGCGGGAAGACCGTGGTTCCGGGTATCGTGGACGCCCACGTCCACTTCTCGCTGTCGGGCGAGGCCAGCGTCGCCGACGTGGTGGGGATGAGCGAGGCCGAGTTGATGCTGACCGAGGCGGTCAACGCCCGCAAGACCCTCGAATCCGGGGTCACCGGCGTCCGGGCGATGGGTGCCCGCGACCTCGACGTTCTCCTCGCCGAGCGCATCGACCGCGGCGACGTGCCCGGCCCGCGGATGGTCGCCAACTGTCGTTCTATCACCATCACCGGGGGCCACGGCCACCACCTCGGCCGGGAAGTGGACGGCCCGACCGAGTGCCGGAAGGCGGTCCGCGAGCAGGTCAAGCAGGGCGCGCAGTTCATCAAGTTCATGGCGACCGGCGGGGTCACGACACCCGGTACGGACCCGAACGCGCCCGCGTTCACCCAAGACGAGATGGACGCGCTGGTGGACGAGGCCCACCGCCGCGGCGTCCACGTCGCGGCCCACGCCCACGGCGCGGAGGGCGCACGCGCGGCCATCCGAGCGGGCGTCGATACCATCGAACACGGCACGTTCCTCGACGAGGCGACCATCGACCTCCTCGTGGCGGAGGACGTAGTTCTCGTCCCCACTCTCTCTGCGCCCTACCGCATCGTCCGCAACGCCGACCACGCCACCGACGAGGCGCTTCAGAAGACCAACGACGTGTACGAGCGCCACATCGAGTCGTTCTCCGCGGCGGTCGAGGCGGGCGTGGACATCGCGGGCGGCACCGACGCGGGCACGCCGTTCAACTACCACGGCGCGAACGCCACCGAAATCTCGTTCATGGCCGAGTACGGGATGGACCCCCACGACGCGCTCGTGGCGATGACCGGCCGCGCCGCCGAGGTCATCGGCTTGGACGGCGCGGGCACGCTCGAACCCGACTCGTACGCCGACCTCCTCGTGCTTGACGAGGACCCGCTGGACGACCTCGGCGCGCTCCGGGACCCCGAGACGGTCGTCAAGGGCGGCGAAGTCGTCGCCGGGACGGCGTTCGACCGACTCGCGGAGTAG
- a CDS encoding HalOD1 output domain-containing protein, producing MSKTEMHTADAREYESENPLRESETPLRMQADWSGSETLDSAVTCAISRATGVSVTELAPLYEYMDPDALHEFVASMRDRETETSITFRYEGHDVTVRADGEILVWPAR from the coding sequence ATGTCGAAGACCGAAATGCACACCGCCGACGCGAGAGAGTACGAGAGCGAGAACCCCCTCCGAGAGAGCGAGACACCCCTGCGGATGCAGGCCGACTGGTCGGGCTCCGAGACGCTCGACTCGGCGGTCACGTGCGCCATCTCGCGGGCGACCGGAGTGTCGGTGACCGAACTCGCCCCGCTGTACGAGTACATGGACCCCGACGCGCTCCACGAGTTCGTGGCGTCGATGCGCGACCGCGAGACCGAGACCTCCATCACGTTCCGGTACGAGGGCCACGACGTGACGGTTCGGGCCGACGGCGAAATCTTGGTGTGGCCCGCGCGGTGA
- a CDS encoding GNAT family N-acetyltransferase, whose translation MFPERIETDRLELTALTPENVPVLDYYDICSGNAGDDIDTVTEHLPWEPHDTPKETADYLDRLADQRAAGENAEFLVRPSDRGDESNDSSGDAATDAIAGAVGLAPHWDRRTGELGIWLREPFWGRGYYGEAFAELTRVAFDLLDLDAVEIVHRHGNANSRRATEKFVARFGGRHEGRLRNYWVGPGGPADAHRYTVTREEWEENR comes from the coding sequence ATGTTCCCGGAGCGAATCGAGACCGACCGGTTGGAACTGACCGCCCTGACGCCCGAGAACGTGCCCGTGCTGGACTACTACGACATCTGCTCCGGGAACGCTGGCGACGACATCGACACCGTAACCGAACACCTGCCGTGGGAGCCACACGACACGCCCAAGGAGACCGCGGACTATCTTGACCGACTCGCCGACCAGCGCGCGGCGGGCGAGAACGCCGAATTTCTGGTTCGGCCGAGCGACCGCGGCGACGAGTCGAACGACTCGTCGGGCGACGCCGCGACCGACGCCATCGCTGGCGCGGTCGGTCTCGCGCCCCATTGGGACCGCCGGACCGGCGAACTCGGCATCTGGCTCCGCGAACCGTTCTGGGGCCGGGGCTACTACGGCGAGGCGTTCGCGGAGCTGACTCGGGTCGCGTTCGATCTCCTCGACCTCGACGCGGTCGAAATCGTCCACCGCCACGGCAACGCCAACTCCCGGCGCGCGACCGAGAAGTTCGTGGCGCGATTCGGCGGTCGCCACGAGGGTCGCCTGCGAAACTACTGGGTCGGTCCGGGCGGTCCCGCCGACGCCCACCGCTACACCGTCACCCGCGAGGAGTGGGAGGAGAACCGATGA
- a CDS encoding pyridoxamine 5'-phosphate oxidase family protein: MTDAGAVEMDAEERTEFLAHGGTGVLSFARGDESPLSLPVSYGYDETEGHFYFRLAFDPDAEKRGPVEEGASMSFVTYEDTDEGWRSVVAEGELEEISEESLDSSVGEAMRQVEIPLVDVFERNPREVNFRFFRLDPDELAGRKEATAEY, encoded by the coding sequence ATGACAGACGCAGGTGCTGTCGAGATGGACGCCGAGGAGCGCACCGAATTTCTCGCACACGGGGGCACGGGGGTTCTCTCGTTCGCGCGCGGCGACGAGTCGCCGCTCTCGCTCCCGGTGTCGTACGGCTACGACGAGACCGAGGGCCACTTCTACTTCCGACTCGCGTTCGACCCGGACGCCGAGAAGCGAGGCCCGGTCGAGGAGGGCGCGTCGATGTCGTTCGTCACCTACGAGGACACCGACGAGGGGTGGCGGAGCGTGGTCGCGGAAGGCGAACTGGAGGAGATTTCCGAGGAGTCGCTGGACTCGTCGGTCGGCGAGGCGATGCGGCAGGTCGAGATTCCGCTGGTGGACGTGTTCGAGCGCAACCCGCGGGAAGTCAACTTCCGGTTCTTCAGGCTCGACCCCGACGAGCTAGCGGGGCGCAAGGAGGCGACCGCCGAGTACTGA
- a CDS encoding transporter, translating into MTTAEDPSLTADGVARRATLARGAVAGVGAWLLGYLVAYVWKSQAVSEALRGVGFVSELLGGEAIPAWKGVSWLFFNAHFVAARFPTITGGTQTANFVTGEEGSTAMLALPVVVLLAAGVVAAYGRPGGALERAKAGATVALGYLPLSAGVALVATHAIGDTDAAIAPDLVTAVLLAGLVYPLALGAVGGALSSALE; encoded by the coding sequence ATGACAACCGCAGAGGACCCATCGCTCACCGCCGACGGCGTGGCTCGGCGTGCGACGCTGGCCCGCGGCGCAGTCGCGGGCGTCGGCGCGTGGCTACTCGGCTATCTGGTCGCGTACGTCTGGAAGTCCCAAGCCGTCTCGGAGGCGCTCCGCGGCGTCGGCTTCGTCTCGGAACTGCTCGGCGGCGAGGCGATTCCCGCGTGGAAGGGCGTCTCGTGGCTCTTCTTCAACGCCCACTTCGTCGCCGCCCGGTTCCCGACCATCACGGGCGGGACCCAGACCGCGAACTTCGTGACCGGCGAGGAGGGTTCGACCGCGATGCTGGCGCTCCCGGTCGTCGTCCTCCTCGCGGCCGGAGTCGTCGCCGCGTACGGGCGACCGGGCGGCGCGCTCGAACGCGCGAAAGCGGGCGCGACGGTCGCGCTCGGCTACCTCCCGCTGTCGGCCGGGGTCGCGCTGGTCGCGACCCACGCCATCGGCGACACCGACGCCGCCATCGCGCCCGACCTCGTGACCGCGGTTCTCCTCGCAGGACTGGTCTATCCGCTGGCGCTGGGCGCTGTCGGCGGCGCGTTGAGTAGCGCGCTTGAGTAG
- a CDS encoding Na+/H+ antiporter NhaC family protein — protein sequence MALESIDAGVWSLVPAILAITLAWTTRDALIGLFVGVASAGPVYGAIKPGADAVGVPPDLVGTPLGNALGALFGLKLIPTLVATAPLFSSAWYVENVLLAIFAIGGMIGLMIRAGAIQGVLEALADWADSPADAEKAAFLAGIAVHIDDYFNCLVVGSMMRPLTDKYNVSRAKLAYYVDSAGSPAARLAFYSTWGAALIGFIGAGLESAATQDVLPQAMDGFVQAGSDGPTAVTAEIWPLFFNSLFFGFYSWVALVIAALVAWQVFPNIAGMGREESRARAGNGVVGDDHDPMISEEMDRYEMAESATPDWRNFAVPVGTMILVGLGAMFWRGSPVVHVPGKPENLLFALGGYQLMVPPAGEWAFNIGGVRLGLAATAALVVAAVLFRLRGDIPSNDDATDAMVHGFKGIFLAALILMLASSIQNSVTVLGISDFVTDWFQGVPAAVIPLLVFLATAGISFSDGSSWSTYGIMFPIAIPVAFTTGANLPLVLGAVFSGGIFGDHASPISDTTVLASSTAGSDHLVHVRTQIPYAVITATIAGTLFLLLGVVLPQGFEIFPY from the coding sequence ATGGCTCTCGAAAGCATCGACGCTGGCGTCTGGTCGCTCGTCCCCGCAATCCTCGCTATCACGTTGGCGTGGACGACGCGAGACGCACTCATCGGCCTGTTCGTCGGCGTAGCGAGCGCCGGACCGGTCTACGGCGCGATAAAGCCGGGCGCGGACGCGGTGGGCGTGCCGCCGGACTTGGTGGGCACGCCGCTGGGCAACGCTCTCGGCGCGCTGTTCGGCCTGAAACTGATTCCGACGCTCGTCGCCACCGCACCGCTGTTCAGTTCCGCGTGGTACGTCGAGAACGTCCTGCTGGCTATCTTCGCCATCGGCGGGATGATCGGACTCATGATTCGGGCGGGCGCGATTCAGGGCGTCCTCGAAGCCCTCGCCGACTGGGCCGACTCCCCGGCCGACGCCGAGAAGGCCGCCTTCCTCGCCGGAATCGCGGTCCACATAGACGACTACTTCAACTGTCTGGTGGTCGGGTCGATGATGCGCCCGCTGACGGACAAGTACAACGTCTCGCGGGCGAAACTGGCCTACTACGTGGACTCGGCAGGGAGTCCGGCCGCGCGCCTCGCGTTCTACTCGACGTGGGGCGCGGCGCTCATCGGCTTCATCGGCGCGGGACTGGAGTCGGCGGCGACCCAAGACGTGCTTCCCCAAGCGATGGACGGGTTCGTACAGGCGGGAAGCGACGGCCCGACCGCGGTCACGGCCGAAATCTGGCCGCTGTTCTTCAACAGCCTCTTCTTCGGCTTTTACTCGTGGGTCGCGCTCGTCATCGCGGCGCTGGTCGCGTGGCAGGTGTTCCCCAATATCGCTGGCATGGGCCGCGAGGAGTCCCGCGCTCGCGCCGGAAACGGCGTCGTCGGCGACGACCACGACCCGATGATATCCGAGGAGATGGACCGCTACGAGATGGCCGAGAGCGCGACGCCCGACTGGCGGAACTTCGCCGTTCCAGTCGGCACGATGATTCTGGTCGGTCTCGGCGCGATGTTCTGGCGCGGGAGTCCCGTCGTTCACGTCCCCGGCAAGCCCGAGAACCTGCTGTTCGCGCTCGGGGGCTACCAACTGATGGTGCCGCCCGCGGGCGAGTGGGCGTTCAACATCGGCGGCGTCAGGTTGGGACTCGCGGCGACGGCGGCGCTGGTCGTCGCGGCGGTCCTGTTCCGCCTGCGTGGCGACATCCCGAGCAACGACGACGCGACCGACGCGATGGTCCACGGGTTCAAGGGCATCTTCCTCGCGGCGCTCATCCTGATGTTGGCCTCGTCGATTCAGAACAGCGTCACCGTGCTGGGTATCTCGGACTTCGTGACCGACTGGTTCCAAGGCGTCCCGGCCGCGGTGATTCCCCTACTCGTGTTCCTCGCGACCGCGGGCATCAGTTTCTCCGACGGGAGTTCGTGGTCCACCTACGGCATCATGTTCCCCATCGCCATCCCGGTCGCGTTCACCACGGGCGCGAATCTGCCGCTAGTGTTGGGCGCGGTGTTCAGCGGCGGCATCTTCGGCGACCACGCCTCGCCCATCTCCGATACGACGGTGCTGGCCTCCTCGACCGCGGGGAGCGACCACCTCGTCCACGTCCGAACCCAGATTCCCTACGCAGTCATCACGGCGACCATCGCGGGGACGCTCTTTTTGCTCCTCGGAGTGGTCCTGCCGCAGGGCTTCGAAATCTTCCCGTACTGA
- a CDS encoding replication factor C large subunit produces the protein MTDWTEKYRPTSLSELRGNNKARDALKEWAETWDDHGDAAILHGSPGVGKTSAAHALANDMDWPTIELNASDQRTSSVVEKVAGEAAKSGTLTGGGDGRRLVVMDEADNLHGNVDRGGSKAITEVVKEAGQPMVLIANEFYDMSNTLRNACEEIEFRDVQARSIVPALRHICKQEGIEYEKDALRAIADKNDGDLRSAVNDLQAIAETEERLTAEDVEVTGERDRSSGIFDFLDALFKEEDARSAIQASYDVDETPDDMLNWVEDNVPKDYEGAELATAYDFLSNADKWLGRVQASQDYSYWRYAGDNIAGGVAAARQGDKGGWTRYGPPSYWRKLGSSRGNRNKRDYVARKIAEADGVSMSTARREMLPFLAAMTHHCKNRELTIAMTAKYDLDAKHVSFVTGSGKDTNKVQNIVESAEELREEAAVEHSGGAFEGSHGSMATGESASPDADSGGDESAEEADSSEGEASGDSGDDDAQAGLGDFG, from the coding sequence ATGACCGACTGGACCGAGAAGTATCGGCCCACCTCCCTCTCCGAACTCCGCGGGAACAACAAGGCCCGCGACGCGCTCAAGGAGTGGGCCGAGACGTGGGACGACCACGGCGACGCCGCCATCCTCCACGGCAGTCCCGGCGTGGGCAAGACCTCGGCGGCCCACGCGCTGGCCAACGACATGGACTGGCCCACCATCGAACTGAACGCCAGCGACCAACGGACCTCCTCGGTGGTCGAGAAGGTCGCGGGCGAGGCCGCCAAGTCCGGCACGCTGACCGGGGGCGGCGACGGCCGCCGACTCGTCGTCATGGACGAGGCCGACAACCTCCACGGGAACGTCGATAGGGGCGGGTCGAAGGCCATCACCGAGGTCGTCAAAGAGGCCGGACAGCCGATGGTTCTCATCGCCAACGAGTTCTACGACATGTCCAACACGCTCCGGAACGCCTGCGAGGAGATAGAGTTCCGGGACGTGCAGGCCCGTTCCATCGTGCCCGCGCTCCGGCACATCTGCAAGCAGGAGGGCATCGAGTACGAGAAGGACGCGCTCCGAGCCATCGCGGACAAGAACGACGGCGACCTGCGCTCGGCGGTCAACGACCTGCAAGCCATCGCCGAGACCGAGGAGCGCCTCACCGCCGAGGACGTGGAGGTCACCGGCGAGCGCGACCGGTCGAGCGGCATCTTCGACTTCCTCGACGCGCTGTTCAAGGAGGAGGACGCCCGGAGCGCGATTCAGGCGTCCTACGACGTGGACGAGACGCCCGACGACATGCTGAACTGGGTCGAGGACAACGTGCCCAAGGACTACGAGGGCGCGGAACTGGCCACCGCGTACGACTTCCTCTCGAACGCCGACAAGTGGCTCGGTCGCGTGCAAGCGTCCCAAGACTACTCCTACTGGCGCTACGCTGGCGACAACATCGCTGGCGGGGTCGCGGCGGCCCGGCAGGGCGACAAGGGCGGGTGGACCCGGTACGGCCCGCCGAGCTACTGGCGGAAACTGGGCAGTTCGCGGGGCAACCGCAACAAGCGCGACTACGTTGCCCGAAAGATAGCCGAGGCCGACGGCGTGAGCATGTCCACCGCGCGCCGCGAGATGTTGCCGTTCCTCGCGGCGATGACCCACCACTGCAAGAACCGGGAGCTGACGATAGCGATGACCGCGAAGTACGACCTCGACGCCAAGCACGTCTCGTTCGTCACCGGGTCGGGGAAGGACACCAACAAAGTCCAGAACATCGTGGAATCGGCCGAGGAGCTACGGGAGGAGGCGGCCGTCGAGCATTCCGGGGGCGCGTTCGAGGGCAGTCACGGGTCGATGGCCACCGGCGAGTCGGCGTCCCCCGACGCCGACTCGGGAGGCGACGAGTCGGCGGAGGAGGCCGACTCCTCGGAGGGTGAAGCCAGCGGGGACTCCGGCGACGACGACGCGCAGGCCGGACTGGGCGACTTCGGCTGA